AGGGCGGTGAGCAAGAGCACGGGCGCCAGGAGGAGCAGCGCGGGCAACGCCACGGCGACGTCGAACGCGCGCTTTGCGATCACGCCGGTCCGCATTGTCAGTGCTGGTAGCGAAGGACCACGTCGGCCAGGCGCCGCCCGTAACCCATCATCAGCGATCCCCTGCCTCCCTTCACGCCGTGACGGGAGCGCATCTCCGCCGCTGGTGGGAAGAACGTTCGCCAGACGCTGGACGAGCCGTCCGCCAGCGCCATGTGGAAGAGGAGCTGGGTCGCGCGGGTGAACTTGGGGCGCTCGGGCTCGAAGACGCTGACCGATCGGAGCCAGCGATAGAGCATGGCCTGACGCGCCGGGGCCGGCGCCAGCTCGCGCAGGACCTCGTCCGGCACCGGCGTCCCGAAAAGCCCCCGGGGGATGCTGAGCGACAGGAACACCGCCGTGCCAACGCCGAGGCGGCGTACCATCTCCATCACGGCGTCCCAGGCGATCTCCGTGCCGTGTACGACCCGATCGACGTCGAGGTGCAGGCGGAACCCGGGCGCGCGGCAGTAGCTGTGCTTGGCGGTGTGGAGCGCGACCTGGACCAGGTTGTCGACCGGAGCCAGCATGCGGGCCGCCGTTCCGGGCATCGCCATCGAGCGGCCGATCAGCTCGTCGGCGCTCGGCTCCTGGTCTGCGCGCAGCCAGCGTCCGGAGACGGCCCGCCACTGGAGGTCGATGGCATACGTCTCGCCATCCGCGCTGAGCCCGTAGTCCGTGCCGCCCTCGGCGAGCCCTGCCTCCACACCGGCGGCCCGTGCACCACCAGTCACGACGGCGAAGCCCATCGCGGTCAGCACCTCATGCATGCGGACGAAGTCGCCGCGCGGCACGAGGAGGTCGAGGTCGCCCATCGGGACGCAGGCCGGGCACGGGTGGAGCGCACGGGCGATGGCGCCGTTCTTGAGCGCGACCACCGGAATCCCGAGCGTGCCGGCGCGCGCGGCGATCTCATCCAGCAGGGACATCATCCGCCCGATGCGTCCGCGCGACGCCTCGTGCCAGCCGTCCCACGGCGCGCCGCCCATGCCGGCCTCGGAGAGGCCGTGGGCGACGATGGGCTCCGCGCGGTGATCGGCGGCGAGCCGCGCAGCGCCGTCGCCTTCGAGCTCTTCGTGGAGACGGCGCAGGGTCGAGCATTCGACCTGCGTCCGCCTCGCCTTCATGGCAAGACAGAGGAAGCGGCGCGCCGCCGTCCAGGGCTCGACGTAGGGCTCCGGTGATTTCACCTCGAGCCTCCTGCCGCTGCGACCGCCGGACTCGTCTCGACGTCCAGCGTCCCCCGCCCACCGGCCCCCGCTGCCTCATGCAGCACGCTCAGGATCCGCGCCGCGACATCGTTCCAGGACGTTCCTGTCTGCCCGTCTCTCGGCGCGTCCGGGATGCGCACCGTGCCTTCGTTCAGGTGCGCGATGAGCTCGCGCAGCCGGTCGCAGATGTCGCCGGGATTTTCGGGGTCGACGTAGTAGCCGGCGTCACCACACGCGTGGCGGGCGAAGTCGCGATCGCTGGTGACGATCGGCCGGCGGCGGGCAGCGGCCTCGAGGTAGGTCAGGCTGAACGACTCGAGCAGCGTCGGCAGGAAGAGCGCGTCGGTCTGATCGAACCAGCGC
This Deltaproteobacteria bacterium DNA region includes the following protein-coding sequences:
- a CDS encoding sugar transferase, which codes for MRTGVIAKRAFDVAVALPALLLLAPVLLLTAL
- a CDS encoding nucleotidyltransferase family protein, which translates into the protein MKSPEPYVEPWTAARRFLCLAMKARRTQVECSTLRRLHEELEGDGAARLAADHRAEPIVAHGLSEAGMGGAPWDGWHEASRGRIGRMMSLLDEIAARAGTLGIPVVALKNGAIARALHPCPACVPMGDLDLLVPRGDFVRMHEVLTAMGFAVVTGGARAAGVEAGLAEGGTDYGLSADGETYAIDLQWRAVSGRWLRADQEPSADELIGRSMAMPGTAARMLAPVDNLVQVALHTAKHSYCRAPGFRLHLDVDRVVHGTEIAWDAVMEMVRRLGVGTAVFLSLSIPRGLFGTPVPDEVLRELAPAPARQAMLYRWLRSVSVFEPERPKFTRATQLLFHMALADGSSSVWRTFFPPAAEMRSRHGVKGGRGSLMMGYGRRLADVVLRYQH